The genomic segment GGCCAGGAGTGCTGGTAGATGGCCGACAGGGCGTCGCGATCGAACTCGAGCACGCCTCGGCCGTTCTCTTGGGCGAAACGCTCCAGAAACGCTCGGGCGAGCACTTCGACGTCCTCGCCACGTTCTCGGAGCGCCGGGAGCGGGATGCGCACGACAGCCAGACGAAAATAGAGGTCTTCCCGGAAGGTCTGGCTCCTCATCGCCTTCTCGAGGTCCGCGTTGGTCGCGGCGATGACCCGGACGTCGACCTCGATCTCCCGCCGGCCCCCGATCCGCTCCAGCCGATGTTCCTGCAGAAACCGCAGCAGCTTTACCTGGAGGGATGGGGAGAGCTCCCCGACTTCATCGAGGAAGAGGGTCCCGCCGTGCGCGAGCTCGATCCGACCCTGGCGGCGGGCGTGAGCCCCGGTGAACGCGCCTTTCTCGTAGCCGAACAGCTCGCTTTCGAGGAGGTTCTCGGGAATGGCACCACAGTTGATGGGAACGAAGGGCCCCTCGGAACGCCCGCTCAAGCGGTGGACGGCGCGCGCCACGAGCTCCTTTCCCGTCCCGCTCTCGCCGTCGATGAGGACCTCGGCGTCGGAGCCAGCCACCCTCCGTACCGACTTGAACACGTTCAGCATCGCTTCGGAGAAGCCCACGATGCCCGGAAAAAAATCCTCGCTCACGTTGTTGTGAAGCTTCCGATTCTCCATCTCCAGGTCGTATACATAGCGGCCGCGGCGCAGCACCACGTGGAGCTCGTCGATCTGAACCGGCTTGGTAAAGAAGTCGTAGGCACCGAGCGATACCGCGCGCAGCGCGTGGGCACGCTGCTCCTGTCCGGTGATGACGACGACCTTGGCATCGGCGTCGATATCCAGAATCTCGTCGAGAAGCCGGAATCCCTCCTCGACTCCGTTCGAGTCGGGTGGCAGGCCCAGGTCGAGAGAGACCAGCGGCATTCGATGGGTCTCGAACAACTCCATGGCCTCGGTGCGGTCCTCGGCCTCGAAGACCTCGTACTCGTCAGCCAGAGTCCACCTCATCTGCTTTCGGATGTCCTCCACGTCGTCGACGAGGAGTAGTTTCGGTTTCTCCATAGGATTCCTTCCGCCTTCAAGCGCTGTTCATTTGCACCGGAAGCAGAACGTTGAAGGTACTTCCCTTCTGTCGCTCGCTCTGGACTTCGATCCGCCCGCCATGGGCTTCGACGATGGTCTTGCACTGATACAGACCGATCCCCAGGCCGCTTTTCTTCGTGGTATGGAACGGTCGGAAGAGCGATTGGGTGATGAATTCCGGACTCATGCCACATCCGTCGTCGACCACCGACAGCAGCACCCAGCCCTTCTCGGCCGAAGTGCGCACGATGATATTTCCCGATTCCCCGGTGGCCTCCTGCGCATTCAACACCAGGTTCGTCACCACTTTTTGCATCTCCGCGGAATCGATTCGAACGTTGGGCAGCTCGCAGCATTCACAGGAAACACGGGCTTTCATCGATCCGTTGAGCGTCGCCAGTGTCTTTCGAACCAGGTGGTTGAGGTCGCAGTCGGAGCGTTTCAGCGATAGGCCATTCGTGAGCGACGAGAGGCGTGACGTCATCGTATCGATTTTTCGTACGCTCTGGTCCATCATCCGCAGCACATCTCGTCGAAACTCGGGCTTGTCGATGTGAGCGGGAAGGTTCTGCATCGCCAGCGAAAGCCGTGAGGCGAGGTTCTTGAGATCGTGAACGAAGAACGTCGAGACGACCTGGAAGGCCTCCATCTCGCGAGCGCGTCTCAGGTCGCGCGCCAGCTGGCGATTGCGGATCGTGGCCGCGGACTGGTCGGCCAGCGTCTTCATGAGCGCGAGATCCTCGAAACTGAGTGGCTGATCGGGAAAGCGCTGACTCAGTGTCAAAAACCCGATGGGACATCCATCGTTTCCCAGGAGGGCCACACTGTACCGTGAGTTGGTTTCGCGCTCGAGCTCCGCCGCGGCGGGGGGAAGTCTCGGGTCACGGAGGTCGATCGGACGGTCGAGCGTTTCCGCCATTACTGCCAGCCAATCCCGACCGTCCGCATGTCGGCTC from the Vicinamibacteria bacterium genome contains:
- the prsR gene encoding PEP-CTERM-box response regulator transcription factor, producing MEKPKLLLVDDVEDIRKQMRWTLADEYEVFEAEDRTEAMELFETHRMPLVSLDLGLPPDSNGVEEGFRLLDEILDIDADAKVVVITGQEQRAHALRAVSLGAYDFFTKPVQIDELHVVLRRGRYVYDLEMENRKLHNNVSEDFFPGIVGFSEAMLNVFKSVRRVAGSDAEVLIDGESGTGKELVARAVHRLSGRSEGPFVPINCGAIPENLLESELFGYEKGAFTGAHARRQGRIELAHGGTLFLDEVGELSPSLQVKLLRFLQEHRLERIGGRREIEVDVRVIAATNADLEKAMRSQTFREDLYFRLAVVRIPLPALRERGEDVEVLARAFLERFAQENGRGVLEFDRDALSAIYQHSWPGNVRELENRIKRAVIMADGRKITAEDLELTTPHALSGKVVSLKRAREEVERELISNALWKHNFNVTRTAAELQVSRPTLYELMQKLGISRGKSNASA